DNA from Bacteroidota bacterium:
GGGACTCCGGTAAATGAGGATATACAGGAAACGCCTACATCACCAGAAATGGAACCGGTAACTAATGAAGATATAACGAAAAGCTCCCTTGAAAAACAAGATGATGATTCTGAGAATCATGGTGGTGCTCAACAAATGACTTTTGATTTTTAAAACCTTTATACAATGAAAAAAGACGACCGTATCCTGGACGTAAGTCCTGATGTCAAATGGATAGGTATCCTCGACTACGATATCGTTACTTTCGACGTAGTGATGGAGACCAAATACGGAACTACCTACAACTCTTATTTTATTGATGCCGAAAAGAAAACATTGATTGAAACCAGCAAAGAAAAATTCTGGGATGTTTATCTGGAAAAACTGAATCGGGTTTGCGACCCCTCCAAAATCGAATACATCGTTCTTGATCACACAGAACCGGATCATTCCGGCAATGTGAAAAATATACTTAAACTTGCACCGCAGGCTGTTGTCGTTGGCAGCGGAAATGCCATCCGTTACCTGTCGGATCTGATGGAAACGGAGTTTCGTTCCCTGGCTGTAAAAGACGGGGATACGCTTAGCCTGGGGAATAAAACCCTTCGCTTCATCAGTGCCCCTAACCTGCATTGGCCCGATTCAATATACACATACCTGGTTGAAGATAAAATCCTCTTTACCTGCGATTCTTTTGGGGCTCATTATTGCGATGCGGAAATGTTCGATGATACGATCCCGGATCATACCGATTCTTTTAAATACTATTTCGATGTCATCCTGAAGCCCTATAGCAAGTTCATGATCCGTGCCATTGAGAAGATAAAACCTCTTGATATTAGTGTCGTTTGTCCCGGTCACGGCCCAATACTTCGCCATAACTGGAAAAAATGGGTCGACCTTTCCGAAGAGTATGCCAGGGAATACCTGAGCTACCCGGTTACCAACAAGGTCTTCATCCCTTATGTCTCAGCGTATCACAAAACAGGGCTGCTTGCCGAGCATATTGCCCTGGGAATTAAAAAAGCCGGTGAGATTGAGGTTGTGGTAATGGATATTGAAAACACTTCCATTGGCGACCTGGATGCACAAATGACCAGCTCTTCCGCAGTTTTAGCTGGTTGCCCAACCATAAACCAGAATATTTTATTGCCGGTTTACAAATTATTTGCAGTAATAAACCCCATCAGGGATCATAAAAAACTTGCAGGTGGTTTTGGCTCCTATGGCTGGAGTGGAGAAGGAAAACAACTGATAGAATCTGCATTGAAGAATCTGAAACTCAGTTATTTTGAAGATGGGATATTTGTTAAATTCTCCCCTGACGTTAAAGATCTGAAAATGGCCGAAGATTATGGTTTTCGCTTTGGTAAAAAATTACTGGAAAACGCGAGTCAATAAACATAATTTTTTCGTTGGCCCTGAGTTTGTTATTTTGAAAACTTACATGTTGTAAAAAATGCTCAAAAAACTCCGGACTATCCTTGCTTTGTTTCTGCTTACCTCCGTATTCATGATGCTCTCATCCTGCACAATTGAATACAAACTGGCTAAACAATTCGTGGAGCACGCAGAAAAGCCCGCCCTAATGTATATTTCCCCTGATTATGTTTTCAAAACCAATCTAAAAAAGGATCAGATTCATGGATATCAGGAATTGGATGAGTTCGAACTTGATTCAACGCTATTTTTCAACAGTAGCTACCTTCAGCTCGTTGATGATTCCATCCTGCTAGCTGAATTTAACAAAAGATTCCTGGGTGAGATGGAAGCACTAGGAATTGAAACATTTTCCGATTTTCAGATGGATACATTCCTCATTATCAGGAAACCATCCTTTATCCTGAATATCGCACAGATGGAACTGGAAGAGTATATCCAGGAGTATCGTGACGAAGAAGTATTTGATGATTACCTTTATTATAAGGAAATTGATCTGAATGCTGTCGGGCTTAATGTTTGGTTTGAGTTTTCCAGGATGAACAAAGATGATGATGAACCTATTGTATTGTACGCGAGTCACTATGTAATGGACGGCTATTCCGGACAGTTTCGATATTACCCTTTTTCCGGAGAATTGTCATATGATTTTTCTGTTGACTCATTGAATGTCCAGGATATTTATGATCTTGCAGGATTCCTGGGCGAGAAATATGCCGGCTATACTTACGATTTTCTTATGAATATATACATTTATAGTAATGCTCCGGAAGATGTAAAGCCTGAACTCTATTATCATTACGACCGCAAGCGTAATGCCTTTGTCCCGGTGGATGACGACAGGTTTAAACCTGTTGAATAATTATCAGGGGGTAAAAAGGATTTTACCTCCCGACATGTTTTTTATATATTGAAATAATCCGCTTTCAAATTGGTCGATAGGTAATGTAGCTTGAATCGTAGTTTTTAGTTTACCTTCCAATATCCATTTTTGAATTTTTGCTGTTGCTTTCTGGAATCCTTCTTCTCCAACCTCCTTTTTCCAGTCATACAGGTTCCATCCTCTAAAGGCTTTTCCTTGAAATATCATTTCCAGGTTATCGAATGACCCGGTAGGTTTGCCGGATAATCCACCATAAATTACCAATTCTGAATTTCCGGGCATACTGTTTAAAATGATTCCGCTTAACTCACCTCCAACAGCATCGAGAGCCAGGCGTGTATCCAGTTTATGGGTCATCTTTTCCAGGATGTCTTGAAACCCTTCTTCCTGTTGGTTTATTACATATTGTTCGCCTTGTTGTAAGAGATAATCCGCTTGTTCAGATTTCCTGACGATATTAATCACGTTTATGCCTTCCATTGAAGCCATTTGCCTTATAAGGGACGCGACCTGCGAGCCTGCAGCATTTAAGAGAACAGAAGGGCATCCCTTATCTTTTACATGCCGGAACAGTCCAAATGCTGTGAGTGGATTGACGCTCAGGCAAGCTGCCTGGTCATCGGGAATGCCATCCTCAATGGGAATGCAGTCACCGCATCCTGCTACAAAATACTCCGACCACGTACCCCATTCTTTTTCCTGGGTAAAACAACTTACTCTTTTGCCATCCAACGCCTTTGCCTTAGGATCGTTTCCTGTAAGAACAACAATCCCCGCAGCCTCAAACCCTGGAATGGCCGGCAATGACTTACGAATATTATACCGCCCCTGAATGAAAGAAATGTCGGATGGGTTTATTGGGGCTGCAAGCAGATGGATTAGAACCTGATCGGGCTTAAGGCCGACTTCTTGGTCGAGGGTCTCAAGCCACATGCTTTTAGCTGCTCTGACAATATTCAGTGCATAATCGGGTATGCGTAAACAACGGATTTTCATGGTATTAAAGATTTCTGGCGTATGGGGTTGTTTCCTGGCCGGCAAATTCCTTTTTCAGGAAGGAGAAATATCCTGCAACCGCGATCATGGCTGCATTATCGGTAGTATATTCAAAACGGGGAATAAAAACATTCCAGCCCAGTTCTTCCTTCAGTTCCTGTAAACGGTTTCTTAGAGCAGAATTGGCAGAAACGCCACCGGCAATGGCAATCTCCTGTATTCCTGTTTCCTTACTGGCCTGAATGAGCTTATGCATTAAAACCTGAATGATGGTAAATTGAATGGATGCACAGAGATCTGCTTTGTTATTTTCAATAAACCCCTGGTCTTTCTTTAATTCGTCCCTGACAAGATAAAGAAATGATGTTTTTAAGCCGCTAAAACTATAATCCAGTCCTGGAATTTTAGGTTCCGGGAAAGAAAACCTAAATGGATCTCCACTTTTGGCCAGTTTATCCACCTCAGGTCCACCCGGATATGGAAGCCC
Protein-coding regions in this window:
- a CDS encoding FprA family A-type flavoprotein; translated protein: MKKDDRILDVSPDVKWIGILDYDIVTFDVVMETKYGTTYNSYFIDAEKKTLIETSKEKFWDVYLEKLNRVCDPSKIEYIVLDHTEPDHSGNVKNILKLAPQAVVVGSGNAIRYLSDLMETEFRSLAVKDGDTLSLGNKTLRFISAPNLHWPDSIYTYLVEDKILFTCDSFGAHYCDAEMFDDTIPDHTDSFKYYFDVILKPYSKFMIRAIEKIKPLDISVVCPGHGPILRHNWKKWVDLSEEYAREYLSYPVTNKVFIPYVSAYHKTGLLAEHIALGIKKAGEIEVVVMDIENTSIGDLDAQMTSSSAVLAGCPTINQNILLPVYKLFAVINPIRDHKKLAGGFGSYGWSGEGKQLIESALKNLKLSYFEDGIFVKFSPDVKDLKMAEDYGFRFGKKLLENASQ
- a CDS encoding zinc-binding dehydrogenase; the protein is MKIRCLRIPDYALNIVRAAKSMWLETLDQEVGLKPDQVLIHLLAAPINPSDISFIQGRYNIRKSLPAIPGFEAAGIVVLTGNDPKAKALDGKRVSCFTQEKEWGTWSEYFVAGCGDCIPIEDGIPDDQAACLSVNPLTAFGLFRHVKDKGCPSVLLNAAGSQVASLIRQMASMEGINVINIVRKSEQADYLLQQGEQYVINQQEEGFQDILEKMTHKLDTRLALDAVGGELSGIILNSMPGNSELVIYGGLSGKPTGSFDNLEMIFQGKAFRGWNLYDWKKEVGEEGFQKATAKIQKWILEGKLKTTIQATLPIDQFESGLFQYIKNMSGGKILFTP